In Pseudomonas sp. MTM4, one genomic interval encodes:
- a CDS encoding HPF/RaiA family ribosome-associated protein, with product MQIQVHSDKHIEGSARLVGWVSGAVADKLDRFDDDVTRVVVHLNDENGAKAGAQDKRCQMEARPKGQQPISVTHKAASLELAVDGAVDKLNNALKHQFGKLRSKRATAPTPIEGETLEVQDRDALLEADFLADEQLRTS from the coding sequence ACACATCGAAGGAAGCGCTCGTCTCGTAGGCTGGGTCAGTGGCGCTGTTGCCGACAAGCTGGATCGATTCGACGACGACGTCACCCGCGTCGTGGTGCACCTGAACGACGAAAACGGCGCCAAGGCCGGCGCGCAGGACAAGCGCTGCCAGATGGAGGCCCGGCCGAAAGGTCAGCAGCCGATTTCCGTCACGCACAAGGCGGCTTCGCTGGAATTGGCCGTCGATGGCGCCGTCGACAAGCTCAACAACGCCCTCAAGCATCAATTCGGCAAACTGCGCAGCAAACGCGCAACGGCGCCGACGCCTATCGAAGGCGAAACCCTCGAAGTACAGGACAGGGATGCGTTGCTGGAGGCGGACTTTCTTGCCGATGAGCAACTGCGTACCTCCTGA
- the glpK gene encoding glycerol kinase GlpK, with amino-acid sequence MSNPNDKQFIVALDQGTTSSRAIVLDRNANVVTIAQREFAQIYPQPSWVEHDPMEIWATQSGVFVEALAQAGITNEQVAAIGITNQRETTIVWDKLTGRPIYNAIVWQSRQSTPICDQLKRDGMQEHIRKTTGLVIDPYFSGTKIKWILDHVEGSRERARRGELLFGTVDCWLIWKMTQGKAHVTDYTNASRTMLFDIHKLDWDPVMLEALDIPREMLPEVRSSSEIYGHAYLGSGQSTGIPIAGIAGDQQAALFGQMCVEPGQAKNTYGTGCFLLMNTGTKAVQSEHGLLTTIACGPKGEVNYALEGAIFNGGSTVQWLRDELKVINDSLDSEYFATKVKDSNGVYLVPAFTGLGAPYWDPRARGALFGLTRGVKVDHLIRAALESIAYQTRDVLDAMQQDAGERLRSLRVDGGAVANNFLMQFQADLLGTHVERPQMKETTALGAAYLAGLATGFWSSLDELRSKATIERVFEPACDNEQREALYKGWKKAVDRTRDWAED; translated from the coding sequence ATGAGCAACCCGAACGACAAGCAATTCATCGTCGCCCTCGACCAGGGCACCACCAGTTCCCGTGCCATCGTGCTGGACCGCAACGCCAACGTGGTCACCATCGCCCAGCGCGAGTTCGCGCAGATCTACCCGCAGCCGAGCTGGGTCGAGCATGACCCGATGGAAATCTGGGCCACCCAGAGCGGCGTCTTCGTCGAAGCCTTGGCTCAGGCCGGCATCACCAACGAGCAAGTGGCGGCCATCGGCATCACCAACCAGCGCGAAACCACCATCGTCTGGGACAAGCTCACCGGCAGGCCCATCTATAACGCCATCGTCTGGCAGAGCCGCCAGAGCACGCCGATCTGCGATCAGCTCAAGCGTGACGGCATGCAGGAGCACATCCGCAAAACCACCGGCCTGGTCATCGATCCCTATTTCTCCGGCACCAAGATCAAGTGGATCCTGGATCACGTCGAGGGCAGTCGCGAACGTGCGCGGCGTGGTGAGCTTCTGTTCGGCACCGTCGATTGCTGGCTGATCTGGAAGATGACCCAGGGCAAGGCCCACGTCACCGATTACACCAACGCCTCGCGCACCATGCTGTTCGACATCCACAAGCTGGACTGGGACCCGGTCATGCTGGAGGCGCTGGATATCCCGCGCGAAATGCTGCCCGAGGTGCGCTCCTCCTCCGAGATCTATGGTCATGCCTATCTCGGCTCCGGCCAGAGCACCGGCATCCCGATTGCCGGTATCGCGGGCGATCAGCAGGCGGCGCTGTTCGGGCAGATGTGCGTCGAGCCGGGCCAGGCCAAGAACACTTACGGCACCGGCTGCTTTCTGTTGATGAACACCGGAACCAAGGCCGTACAGTCCGAGCACGGCCTGCTTACCACCATTGCCTGCGGCCCGAAGGGCGAGGTCAATTACGCACTGGAAGGCGCCATCTTCAACGGCGGCTCCACCGTGCAGTGGCTGCGCGACGAGCTGAAGGTGATTAATGATTCGCTGGATTCCGAATACTTCGCCACCAAGGTCAAGGACAGCAATGGCGTCTATCTGGTGCCTGCCTTCACCGGCCTCGGCGCGCCCTACTGGGACCCTCGCGCCCGTGGCGCATTGTTCGGGCTGACGCGCGGTGTGAAGGTCGACCACCTCATCCGTGCCGCGCTGGAATCCATCGCCTACCAGACCCGCGATGTCCTCGATGCCATGCAGCAGGACGCCGGCGAACGTCTGCGCTCGCTGCGTGTGGACGGCGGCGCGGTAGCCAACAACTTCCTCATGCAGTTCCAGGCCGACCTGCTCGGTACCCATGTCGAACGCCCGCAAATGAAGGAAACCACCGCCCTCGGCGCTGCCTATCTGGCGGGCCTGGCGACCGGCTTCTGGAGCAGCCTCGATGAGCTACGCAGCAAGGCCACCATCGAGCGGGTCTTCGAACCGGCCTGCGATAACGAGCAGCGCGAGGCACTTTACAAGGGTTGGAAGAAGGCTGTAGACCGCACTCGAGACTGGGCAGAGGACTAA
- a CDS encoding peptidylprolyl isomerase, which yields MARATARHILVPTEDKCNELKAAIEGGADFAQVAKDNSTCPSSRQGGDLGSFGPGQMVKEFDTVVFSAPLNVVQGPVKTQFGYHLLEVTSRQD from the coding sequence ATGGCCCGAGCCACTGCCCGCCACATCCTGGTTCCCACCGAAGACAAGTGCAACGAACTGAAAGCTGCCATCGAAGGCGGCGCCGATTTCGCTCAGGTTGCCAAGGACAATTCCACTTGCCCATCCAGCCGTCAGGGCGGCGACCTGGGCTCGTTCGGTCCGGGCCAAATGGTCAAGGAATTCGACACCGTGGTGTTCAGCGCGCCGCTCAATGTCGTGCAGGGCCCGGTGAAGACCCAGTTCGGCTACCACCTGCTGGAAGTGACCAGCCGTCAGGATTGA
- a CDS encoding sulfite exporter TauE/SafE family protein — protein MTLSDFLLFALPAIFLTGLSKGGFGGALGGIAVPLLALAISPKQAAAVMLPILCLADVVGLKAYFGKWDIPNLKVMLPGALIGIALGSLTFGMLDERMIGLMMGFIAVGFVALGLITNNDKPRPLQRGRGTLLSSVAGFTSFVAHAGGPPILMHLLPQQLDKLRYVATINLFFLMTNAIKLIPYAALGQFNRENLLLSLALAPIVPFGVWAGLWLHKRIDPTWFYRIARIGMALAGLQLIWKHL, from the coding sequence ATGACCCTGTCCGATTTTCTGCTGTTCGCGCTGCCTGCGATCTTTCTCACCGGGCTGTCCAAGGGTGGCTTTGGAGGCGCTCTGGGCGGGATCGCCGTGCCGCTGCTGGCGCTCGCTATCTCGCCGAAACAGGCGGCGGCTGTAATGCTGCCGATTCTCTGTCTGGCTGACGTGGTGGGTCTGAAGGCCTATTTCGGCAAATGGGACATCCCCAATCTCAAGGTCATGCTGCCCGGCGCGCTGATCGGTATTGCCCTCGGCTCGCTCACCTTCGGCATGCTCGACGAGCGGATGATCGGCCTGATGATGGGGTTCATCGCCGTGGGTTTCGTGGCGCTCGGGCTGATCACTAACAACGACAAACCCCGCCCCCTACAACGCGGGCGCGGCACCCTGCTTTCGTCGGTTGCCGGCTTCACCAGCTTCGTCGCGCATGCGGGCGGACCGCCGATCCTGATGCATCTGCTACCGCAGCAACTGGACAAGCTACGCTACGTCGCGACCATCAACCTGTTCTTTCTGATGACCAATGCGATCAAGCTGATTCCCTACGCCGCACTCGGCCAGTTCAACCGCGAGAACCTGCTACTGAGCCTGGCGCTCGCGCCCATCGTGCCGTTCGGCGTCTGGGCCGGGCTTTGGCTGCACAAGCGCATCGATCCCACCTGGTTCTACCGGATCGCCCGCATCGGCATGGCGCTCGCTGGTTTGCAGCTGATCTGGAAGCATCTCTGA
- a CDS encoding MIP/aquaporin family protein, translated as MSNPSTPTLRGQCIAEFLGTALLIFFGTGCVAALKLGGADLGLWEISVIWGIGVSMGVYLAAGVSGAHLNPAVSIALWLFGTFERNKVPAYILAQTAGAFCAAALVYGLYSSLFFDFEQAQQMTRGSLASLELASVFSTYPHASLSIGQAFLVEVVITAILLGMIMALTDDGNGLPRGPLAPLLIGLLIAVIGGAMGPLTGFAMNPARDFGPKLMTFFAGWGEVAFTGGRDIPYFLVPLIAPVLGACIGAAGYKALICKHLPNLGSGACAAPEPDHEAKRYNKHDATAQEAR; from the coding sequence ATGAGTAACCCGTCCACCCCGACGCTACGGGGGCAATGCATCGCCGAATTCCTCGGCACCGCTCTATTGATCTTCTTTGGCACCGGCTGCGTCGCCGCGCTGAAGCTTGGCGGTGCTGATCTAGGCCTTTGGGAAATAAGCGTTATTTGGGGAATCGGCGTCAGCATGGGAGTGTATCTCGCAGCCGGCGTGTCGGGCGCTCACCTGAACCCTGCCGTGTCCATCGCGCTCTGGCTGTTCGGCACCTTCGAGCGCAACAAGGTGCCCGCGTATATCCTCGCCCAGACGGCAGGCGCATTCTGCGCCGCTGCGTTGGTTTACGGACTTTACAGCAGCCTTTTTTTCGATTTCGAACAAGCCCAGCAGATGACGCGCGGCAGCCTCGCCAGCCTTGAACTCGCTTCGGTGTTCTCCACCTACCCTCACGCGTCCCTGTCCATCGGCCAGGCGTTTCTGGTGGAAGTGGTGATTACCGCTATTCTGCTGGGAATGATCATGGCGCTGACCGACGACGGTAATGGCCTGCCCCGCGGCCCGCTGGCTCCGCTGCTGATCGGCCTGCTGATCGCGGTGATCGGCGGCGCGATGGGCCCGTTAACCGGCTTTGCTATGAACCCGGCACGGGATTTCGGACCGAAGCTGATGACTTTCTTTGCCGGCTGGGGCGAGGTTGCCTTCACTGGCGGGCGGGACATTCCCTACTTTCTGGTCCCGCTGATCGCTCCGGTGCTGGGCGCCTGCATCGGCGCCGCAGGCTACAAGGCACTGATCTGCAAGCATCTCCCGAATCTGGGCTCGGGCGCTTGTGCTGCACCTGAGCCAGATCACGAAGCCAAGCGTTACAACAAACACGATGCCACTGCCCAAGAAGCTCGTTAA
- a CDS encoding CAP domain-containing protein, whose amino-acid sequence MTASRSPLITPARKHRALTQVAGPLLLLTALFAGEISADEPEALIGLINAFRDTEQACDGAKGSAVGPLAPADALAVAPATSGAQLQRALPTSGYRPAKLQAVSISGPASAQAAMDALRQRYCSALRSEEFAEIGVSRQGSTWQVLLAKPLLSPDLGDWREAGKKILKQVNEARAQARTCGSQTFEAVPALRWNDRLAEAALAHSRDMANQDFFSHRASNGSQVSDRANRAGYAWSRVGENIAAGQGSVEQAVAGWLASPGHCRNIMRADFIEMGAAYATNPDSAAISYWTQVFGTPR is encoded by the coding sequence ATGACAGCCTCCAGATCGCCATTAATCACCCCAGCTCGAAAGCATCGAGCGCTGACCCAGGTGGCCGGCCCATTGCTGCTGCTCACTGCGTTGTTCGCGGGCGAGATAAGCGCGGATGAACCGGAAGCCCTGATTGGCTTGATCAACGCTTTCCGCGATACCGAACAGGCATGCGACGGTGCCAAAGGCTCCGCGGTAGGGCCGCTTGCCCCCGCTGATGCCTTGGCTGTGGCTCCAGCGACCAGCGGGGCGCAGCTGCAACGTGCATTGCCGACGTCCGGCTATCGTCCGGCGAAACTACAAGCGGTCTCGATATCCGGTCCTGCGAGCGCGCAAGCCGCCATGGATGCGCTCAGGCAACGCTATTGCAGCGCGCTGCGTAGCGAAGAGTTCGCGGAAATCGGTGTCTCCAGGCAGGGGAGTACCTGGCAGGTGCTGCTTGCCAAGCCTTTGCTATCGCCGGATCTAGGTGACTGGCGGGAAGCAGGGAAGAAGATTCTGAAACAAGTCAACGAAGCCCGCGCGCAAGCGCGAACCTGTGGCAGTCAGACATTCGAGGCGGTGCCGGCATTGCGCTGGAATGATCGGCTTGCCGAGGCTGCGCTGGCCCACAGTCGCGATATGGCCAATCAGGACTTCTTCAGCCATCGGGCGTCGAATGGCAGCCAGGTCAGTGATCGAGCCAACCGCGCAGGCTACGCGTGGAGCCGGGTCGGTGAAAACATTGCGGCAGGCCAAGGCTCGGTGGAGCAGGCCGTGGCCGGCTGGCTGGCCAGCCCCGGGCACTGCCGCAACATAATGCGGGCGGACTTCATTGAGATGGGCGCCGCATACGCGACGAATCCGGACAGCGCTGCCATCAGTTACTGGACCCAAGTCTTCGGCACGCCGCGTTGA
- a CDS encoding DUF2789 domain-containing protein: MELPNKDMRTLFEQLGLPSDPASIDDFIASHAPLPNHMKLTEAPFWSDAQRAFLTEEWIDDAEWVPIVDELNARLHEEQKQP, from the coding sequence ATGGAACTTCCCAACAAAGACATGCGCACCTTGTTCGAGCAGCTGGGCCTGCCGTCAGACCCGGCCAGCATCGATGATTTCATCGCCAGCCACGCCCCGCTACCCAACCACATGAAATTGACCGAAGCGCCATTTTGGAGCGACGCGCAGCGTGCATTCCTGACGGAAGAATGGATAGACGATGCTGAGTGGGTACCGATCGTCGATGAACTCAACGCTCGACTGCACGAAGAGCAGAAGCAGCCCTGA
- a CDS encoding inositol monophosphatase, with product MSSEQPLDIDARYACAKALALEAAQLGMEYYRKRDALTVEHKGDDLQDVVSVADKEIERFIRGRLTERFPEDGFLGEESGSAGLGARCVWVIDPIDGTACFVNGLHNWCVSIGLLIDGEPHLGAIADPNHDELFHGCLGRGAFVNDRPLKASDATHVGQGVTATGTFHPRGKEHFIPFLEKLLAAGGMFFRNGSGALMTAYVAAGRLLGYYETELKSWDCVAGLVMVKEAGGRGNDFFRNDGLLLGNPYLVACPGVYPQLAEMIGPSLDG from the coding sequence ATGAGTTCCGAGCAACCACTCGATATCGACGCGCGTTATGCCTGCGCCAAAGCCCTTGCTCTCGAGGCGGCACAGCTGGGAATGGAGTACTACCGCAAGCGCGACGCGCTAACGGTCGAGCACAAGGGCGACGACTTGCAGGATGTCGTGAGCGTCGCCGACAAAGAGATCGAACGCTTCATTCGCGGTCGGTTGACCGAGCGCTTTCCCGAGGATGGTTTTCTCGGCGAGGAGAGCGGTTCCGCTGGACTCGGCGCCCGCTGCGTGTGGGTGATTGATCCCATCGACGGCACGGCCTGTTTCGTCAACGGCCTGCACAACTGGTGCGTGTCGATCGGTCTGCTGATCGACGGCGAACCGCACCTGGGCGCTATCGCCGATCCCAATCATGACGAGCTGTTCCATGGCTGTCTGGGCCGGGGCGCGTTCGTCAACGACAGGCCCTTGAAGGCGAGCGATGCCACTCATGTAGGCCAAGGCGTGACTGCCACCGGGACCTTTCACCCGCGCGGCAAGGAACACTTCATTCCTTTCCTCGAAAAGCTGCTGGCTGCGGGCGGCATGTTCTTTCGCAACGGCTCTGGTGCGCTGATGACCGCCTATGTGGCGGCGGGTCGCTTGCTCGGCTATTACGAGACCGAGCTCAAGAGCTGGGATTGCGTGGCCGGGCTGGTGATGGTCAAGGAAGCGGGTGGACGAGGGAACGACTTCTTCCGCAACGACGGACTGCTGCTTGGCAATCCTTACCTCGTCGCCTGCCCCGGCGTCTATCCGCAATTGGCCGAGATGATCGGGCCGTCATTGGACGGTTGA
- a CDS encoding catalase, which yields MTDQRNTLTTRQGHPISDNQSLRSVGERGPATLENYQFIEKITHFDRERIPERVVHARGTAAHGWFEPYGKIGDEPASKYTRAKVLTKAGGRTPVFLRFSTVIGGKESPETARDPRGFAIKFYTEDGNWDLVGNNLKVFFIRDAIKFPDMIHAFKPDPVSNRQEAWRFYDFVQHHPEALHMVTWVKSPWGIPADYRHMQGSSVNTYKMVNDKGEAVLCKFSFEPKLGVKNLTSQQAAEIQMKDVGHATRDLYDAIERGDYPEWEMAVQIMSDDPHDELDFDPLDDTKRWPEDQFPLLPVGRLVLDRNPSNVFAETEQAAFGTGVLVDGIDFSDDKMLQGRTLSYSDTQRYRVGANYLQLPINAPKCPYATNQRDGQMAHFVDGGGNPHINYEPSSVGGLKEAPKATQDYHQWVEGHLGRYQTTKAAADYHQAGERYRSFEGWERDDLIANITADLKECPEEICLRMIWHFWHCDPDYGQRLAEGVGVDIEKVKALPPLEGRAAPGENLAGPTYSSGEHES from the coding sequence ATGACTGATCAACGCAACACACTCACGACCCGTCAGGGCCATCCCATCAGCGATAACCAGAGCCTGCGCAGCGTCGGCGAGCGTGGCCCGGCGACGCTGGAAAATTATCAATTCATCGAGAAGATCACCCACTTCGACCGCGAGCGAATCCCCGAGCGCGTCGTGCACGCGCGCGGTACCGCGGCGCATGGATGGTTCGAGCCCTATGGCAAGATCGGTGACGAGCCGGCCAGCAAATATACGCGCGCCAAGGTGCTGACCAAGGCGGGCGGGCGTACTCCGGTCTTCCTGCGTTTTTCCACCGTGATTGGTGGAAAGGAGTCACCGGAAACCGCTCGTGACCCGCGCGGCTTCGCCATCAAGTTCTACACCGAGGACGGCAACTGGGACTTGGTGGGCAACAACCTCAAGGTGTTCTTCATCCGCGATGCGATCAAGTTTCCGGACATGATCCATGCCTTCAAGCCCGATCCCGTGTCCAACCGCCAGGAAGCCTGGCGCTTCTACGATTTCGTTCAGCACCATCCCGAAGCGCTGCACATGGTGACCTGGGTCAAAAGTCCCTGGGGCATCCCTGCCGACTACCGGCACATGCAGGGCTCGAGTGTGAATACCTACAAAATGGTCAACGATAAGGGTGAGGCGGTGCTCTGCAAGTTCTCCTTCGAGCCCAAGCTCGGCGTGAAGAACCTCACCTCCCAGCAGGCTGCTGAAATCCAGATGAAAGACGTCGGCCACGCCACCCGCGACCTCTACGACGCCATCGAGCGCGGCGATTATCCCGAGTGGGAAATGGCCGTGCAGATCATGTCCGACGATCCGCACGATGAGCTCGACTTCGACCCGCTGGACGACACCAAGCGCTGGCCCGAGGACCAGTTCCCGCTGCTCCCGGTAGGACGACTGGTGCTTGATCGCAACCCGTCGAACGTCTTCGCCGAAACCGAGCAGGCCGCCTTCGGTACCGGCGTCCTGGTGGACGGCATCGATTTTTCGGATGACAAGATGCTGCAAGGTCGGACCCTGTCCTATTCCGATACCCAGCGCTACCGCGTCGGCGCGAATTATCTGCAGCTGCCGATCAACGCGCCCAAATGCCCGTACGCCACCAACCAGCGCGACGGGCAGATGGCGCATTTCGTCGATGGCGGCGGTAATCCCCACATCAATTACGAACCCAGCTCTGTCGGTGGACTCAAGGAAGCGCCCAAGGCTACACAGGATTATCACCAATGGGTCGAAGGGCATCTGGGGCGCTATCAGACGACCAAGGCTGCCGCGGATTATCACCAGGCCGGCGAGCGTTACCGCAGTTTCGAGGGCTGGGAGCGCGATGACCTGATCGCCAACATAACCGCCGACCTCAAGGAATGCCCTGAGGAAATCTGTCTGCGCATGATCTGGCACTTCTGGCATTGCGACCCGGATTACGGCCAGCGCTTGGCGGAGGGCGTCGGCGTGGACATCGAAAAGGTCAAGGCGCTGCCGCCATTGGAAGGGCGTGCCGCGCCGGGCGAAAACCTGGCGGGGCCGACCTACAGCAGCGGCGAACACGAAAGCTGA
- a CDS encoding DUF3597 domain-containing protein: MGLFDKIKDKLGLGGVSNEAHKPAAPNSGVNQHATDTVVDSNRPTTANNATTTPPGASASATGMAGTAGTVGGPNSVVDVPAKLDGMAANFPEQLNWRTSIVDLLKLLGLDSSLESRKELATELGCPPDKMADSAQMNMWLHRAVMHKLAEHGGTVPPELRT, encoded by the coding sequence ATGGGTCTGTTCGACAAGATCAAAGACAAACTGGGCTTGGGCGGCGTCAGCAACGAAGCGCACAAGCCTGCCGCGCCGAATTCTGGCGTCAACCAGCATGCCACTGACACGGTTGTCGACTCCAACCGCCCGACGACAGCCAACAACGCAACCACCACACCGCCCGGGGCCAGCGCATCGGCAACGGGTATGGCTGGCACCGCCGGTACGGTCGGCGGACCTAACAGCGTTGTGGATGTCCCGGCGAAGCTCGACGGCATGGCGGCGAATTTTCCGGAGCAGCTGAACTGGCGCACCTCCATTGTCGACCTGCTCAAGTTGCTAGGCCTGGACAGCAGCCTGGAGTCGCGCAAGGAACTCGCTACCGAGCTGGGTTGCCCGCCGGACAAGATGGCCGACTCGGCGCAGATGAACATGTGGCTGCATCGCGCCGTGATGCACAAGCTCGCGGAACACGGCGGCACCGTACCGCCCGAATTGCGCACCTGA
- a CDS encoding DeoR/GlpR family transcriptional regulator → MSLAPRQQSILELVRERGYVSIEELAQQFAVTPQTIRRDINQLGEAGLLRRYHGGAAHDSSVQNTAYTQRARQMRDEKRRIADAMAAHIPDQASLFINIGTTTEAIAHALLNHRDLKVITNNLHVASILSPKEDFDVLIAGGNVRSDGGVVGQATADFISQFKVDFALIGISGIDEDGTLLDFDYQEVRVSQAIINNARKIFLAADSSKFGRNAMTRLGSLEQIDVLFTEAQPPEAFVDLLARHDVKLEVTG, encoded by the coding sequence ATGAGTCTGGCCCCACGACAGCAGAGCATTCTCGAACTGGTGCGCGAACGCGGCTACGTCAGCATCGAAGAGCTGGCGCAGCAGTTCGCGGTGACGCCGCAGACCATCCGCCGCGATATCAACCAGCTCGGCGAAGCCGGCCTGCTACGCCGCTACCATGGCGGCGCCGCTCACGATTCGAGCGTGCAGAACACCGCCTACACCCAGCGCGCCCGACAGATGCGCGACGAGAAGCGCCGTATCGCCGATGCCATGGCCGCGCACATTCCCGATCAAGCTTCGCTGTTCATCAACATCGGCACCACCACCGAAGCCATCGCCCACGCGCTTCTGAATCATCGCGACCTCAAGGTCATCACCAACAACCTGCATGTGGCGAGCATCCTCAGCCCCAAGGAAGACTTCGACGTCCTGATCGCTGGCGGCAACGTGCGTAGCGACGGCGGCGTGGTCGGCCAGGCAACCGCCGACTTCATCAGTCAATTTAAAGTGGACTTCGCCCTGATCGGCATCAGCGGCATCGACGAGGACGGCACCTTGCTGGACTTCGACTACCAGGAAGTCCGTGTTTCCCAGGCCATCATCAACAATGCCCGCAAGATCTTCCTCGCTGCGGATTCGAGCAAATTCGGCCGCAACGCCATGACCCGCCTCGGTTCGCTGGAGCAGATCGATGTGCTGTTCACCGAAGCCCAGCCGCCGGAAGCCTTTGTCGACCTGCTCGCGCGCCATGACGTGAAGCTGGAAGTCACGGGGTGA
- the glpD gene encoding glycerol-3-phosphate dehydrogenase produces the protein MTDTDRPVSELYDIAVIGGGINGVGIAADAAGRGLSVFLCERDDLASHTSSASSKLIHGGLRYLEHYEFRLVREALAEREVLLRKAPHIVKPMRFVLPHRPHLRPAWMIRAGLFLYDNLGKREQLPASRGLRFGDESPLKPAIRRGFEYSDCWVDDARLVVLNAMAAREKGAHIHTRTRCLSAKRAGGIWHVELQRQNGTRFSLRAKALVNAAGPWVAQFIGENLQQRSPYGIRLIQGSHVIVPKLYEGEQAYIMQNEDRRIVFAIPYMGRYTMIGTTDREYHGDPATVSISEEEIAYLLGVANAHFRKQLEPKDILHTFAGVRPLCDDESDNPSVVTRDYTLSLEAEQKQAPLLSVFGGKLTTYRKLAESAMEHLAPFFPQMGERWTAKASLPGGEGMDSPQALVEKLVARIEGIDLDLARRWANLYGSRVWKMLGEARSVTELGELLGQDLYTLEVEYLHQQEWANCADDILWRRTKLGLSFTTDELARLRHYLDARPAPAKATDMDAA, from the coding sequence GTGACCGACACCGACCGCCCCGTCTCCGAGCTCTATGACATCGCCGTTATCGGCGGAGGAATCAACGGCGTCGGGATCGCCGCCGATGCGGCTGGGCGCGGGCTGTCGGTTTTCCTGTGTGAGCGCGACGATCTTGCCAGCCACACATCATCGGCCAGCAGCAAGCTGATCCACGGCGGCCTGCGTTATCTCGAACATTATGAGTTCCGCCTGGTACGCGAGGCACTGGCCGAACGCGAGGTGCTGCTGCGCAAGGCGCCGCATATCGTCAAGCCGATGCGTTTCGTCCTGCCCCATCGCCCGCATCTGCGGCCCGCCTGGATGATTCGAGCCGGGCTGTTTCTTTATGACAACCTCGGCAAGCGGGAACAACTTCCCGCCTCGCGCGGCCTGCGCTTCGGCGATGAAAGCCCGCTGAAACCGGCGATACGGCGCGGTTTCGAATATTCCGATTGTTGGGTCGACGATGCACGACTGGTAGTGCTCAACGCCATGGCGGCGCGCGAAAAAGGCGCGCACATCCATACCCGCACCCGCTGCCTGAGCGCCAAACGTGCCGGCGGTATCTGGCATGTCGAGCTACAGCGCCAGAACGGTACGCGCTTCTCGCTGCGCGCCAAGGCACTGGTCAACGCGGCGGGCCCTTGGGTCGCGCAGTTCATCGGCGAGAACCTGCAGCAGCGCTCGCCTTACGGCATTCGTCTGATTCAGGGCAGCCACGTCATCGTGCCCAAGCTGTACGAAGGCGAGCAGGCGTACATCATGCAGAACGAGGATCGGCGCATCGTGTTCGCCATCCCATACATGGGTCGCTACACCATGATCGGCACCACCGATCGCGAGTATCACGGCGATCCGGCCACGGTCAGCATCAGCGAAGAAGAAATCGCCTACCTGCTGGGCGTGGCCAATGCGCACTTCCGCAAGCAATTGGAACCCAAGGACATCCTGCACACCTTTGCCGGCGTTCGCCCACTGTGCGACGACGAGTCCGACAATCCCTCGGTCGTTACCCGCGATTACACCCTGTCGCTGGAAGCCGAGCAGAAGCAGGCGCCGTTGCTTTCGGTGTTCGGCGGCAAGCTGACGACCTACCGCAAACTGGCCGAATCGGCGATGGAGCACCTTGCGCCGTTCTTTCCGCAAATGGGCGAGCGCTGGACAGCGAAGGCCAGCCTTCCCGGTGGCGAAGGCATGGACTCGCCGCAAGCATTGGTCGAAAAGTTGGTCGCCAGGATCGAAGGCATCGACTTAGACCTGGCTCGGCGATGGGCGAATCTTTACGGCAGTCGCGTCTGGAAAATGCTTGGCGAGGCTCGCTCAGTCACTGAGCTGGGCGAACTGCTGGGCCAGGACCTCTACACGCTGGAAGTTGAATATCTGCACCAGCAGGAATGGGCAAACTGCGCGGACGACATTCTCTGGCGCCGCACCAAGCTCGGCCTGTCGTTCACGACTGACGAGCTTGCGCGATTGCGCCACTATCTGGACGCCCGGCCTGCGCCAGCGAAGGCAACGGATATGGATGCGGCCTGA
- a CDS encoding STAS/SEC14 domain-containing protein, which produces MFHVTRIGDKRIDVDFSGKLDSNEMRFALDELMRKSEGITHGQMLYRIGDFDLPTLGAVGVELSRFPQLFRFIRRFDRCAVVSSREWVRKASEIEGALIPGLTIKAFDAHQSTEAHNWLEGLQ; this is translated from the coding sequence ATGTTCCACGTAACGCGCATAGGCGACAAACGCATCGACGTCGATTTTTCCGGCAAGCTCGACAGCAATGAAATGCGCTTCGCGCTCGATGAGCTGATGCGCAAATCAGAAGGCATCACCCATGGCCAGATGCTCTATCGCATCGGCGACTTCGATCTGCCAACGCTCGGCGCCGTCGGTGTCGAGCTGTCACGGTTTCCGCAGCTGTTTCGCTTCATCCGTCGCTTCGACCGCTGCGCCGTGGTCAGTTCTAGAGAGTGGGTGCGCAAGGCCAGCGAGATCGAAGGCGCGCTGATCCCTGGCCTGACGATCAAGGCATTCGATGCGCACCAGAGTACCGAGGCGCATAACTGGCTTGAGGGCCTGCAATAG